The Granulicella arctica genome segment AGCCGTCGGAGTCGTCGTAGGCGAAGATGATGGCGGTGTTGGGCCAGAAGGATGACTTCTCGATGGCGTTGACCATGGTGGCGACGAAGGTGCCTTCGTCGATGGGGTCAGAGTAGCCGGCGTGTCCGTCCTGATAGGAGGGAGCCTTGAGGAAGCTGACGGCGGGCAGGTTGCCGGCGGCGAGGGCGTCGGTGAAGTCGTGCGTGTCGTACTGGTGATTGGCTGCGTCGGTGGTGCCGATGGCAGCGACGGAGGTGGGGCGCGTGTGATTCAGGTTCTGTGTGCTGGCGTAGTACTGGAAGGGCTGGTGGTGCGGGACGTAGTCGGCAACGGTGCCGGTGTATGCCGAGGTGGAGGACCGCTTGCAGCCGGTGGTGCCGTTGGAGTTGGTGACGGTGAGGTCGAAGCCTCCCTCGAACCAGCCCCAGGTGAGGCTCTTGGCGTTGAGGAGGTCGCCGATGTTTTTACCGGACAGGCTGGCCGACTTGGTGGTGCTGGAGCAGATGTCGCCGGTGGGGTCTGCATCGCCGACGAGGGTGAGGCCGCCGTTGCCGTCTGCGGCGACTGCTCCGCCGGGGTTGACGGTGTTGACGACGCCGTTGGTCTGGCCGGAGATCAGGTTGATGGCGCCGGGGGTGGAGGGGCCGAAGTTAGTGCCGAAGGAGCGGTCGTTGAGGGCGTAGTGTTGGGCGTAGTTCCACATGACGGTGGCGGTGTTGCCATCGAAGTAGCCCATGGTGAGACCGGTGGTGGCGGCGATGGCGGAGGCTCCGGTGGAGGTGGCCAGCGTGGCGCTGTCTGCTGAGCCGACGGAGGTGGGGAAGAGATCCATTTTGCCGCCGTCAAAGGCTGACTGCTCGGCGGTGTAGCCGTGATCCTGGTCGGCGGTGGCGGCCTGCGAGGGCGAGAGGCGGAAGGGGTTTGCGGCACCGGCACCGTTCTGGGAGCCTGAGTTCGGATTGTCGGTGAGTAGCCCGGGGTTGCTGACGTAGTTGTTCGTCGTCGTCGGGGTGCCGGTGGCGGCGGTGAACTTGGTCTCGCCGGGGAGATTGAGCGCGTTCGGATAGGTTCCGAAGTAGTGATCGAAGGAGACGTTCTCGCCGAAGATGACCACGACATGCTTGATGGCGGCGGATTGGGTGGTCGGCGTGATGGTAACCGTCGGCGTGGTGTTGGCGCTTCCGTTGCCCGGAGGCGTGCCGGTGGTGCTGGTGCATCCGCTCAGAACAATGGAGCTGGACAGGGCAAGAGCTAGCGACTTGCGGATCATCGGGGGTACCTTCGACTGGAGAGTATTGTGCACCTCTCTTTTTAGGGTCGAAATACTGCTGCGAGGTGACGGCTTGTTTAATAACGCGTCAATATTTTGATTTGAGGTAAGCCCTATGACTTGTGCTGCGTCGCCCGTGTGGGCTAGTGGCGCTGGAAGAGTCGGATTCCGGCGATCCCGCTGGCTCCGGCCTGGAGGCAGGTTGGTAGGTTGTCCGGGGTGATGCCGCCTAGCGCGAGGACCGGGATGGGAGCGGCAGCGGCGCAGGCCTGCTGGAGGAGGGCGAGGCCGGTGCCTTCGGTGCGGTATTCGCCGGAGACGGACTTCTCGAAGACGGGGCCGAAGAGGATGGCGGAGAGTGGTTCGAGGCGGTGGCGGACGACGTCCTGGAGGGTGTGACAGGAGAGGGTGACGATGGGCGCGGGCAGGTTGGCCTGGGCGTATAGATCGTGGATTTGTCGCGGGGGGAGCTCGTCGAGGGACGAGGTCAAGTGGACGCCGTGGGCGCAGGTAGCGACGGCGATGTCCGCTCGGGTGTTGATGATGAGCTTAGTTCCGGAGGAGCGAAGGGTTTGAAGGAGGGTAAGGGCGAGGCTTGCGAGGGTGGCTGCGGGTAGATCTTTTTCGCGGAGTTGCAGGAGGTCTACGCCTTCGGCGGACAGTAGAGCGGCTTGCCGAACGAGGGCTGAGCGGCGTTGCGGCTCGTCGCCGGGGAAGAGGGAGCGATCGGTGATGGCGTAGCGCATTACCTTGGAGGTCACAATTTTAACAGTGTAGGGGCGTGGGGCGGGGTGTGTTAGCTTTTAGCAAGCATAGCCGGGCGCTGGCGAGGCTGGCTCCCGCGGTCTTCCGTGGCTGTCGCGGGCCTTCGTCGTCGCGGAATGGCGCAACCAGGTTTTGTACGAGTTAGAGAGCAAGCGTCATTATGTACGCATCATGCACGCATTGATGGGCAAGTGTCTATGAGTAGTGTTTACGATCTGATCGTGATTGGGTCCGGGCCAGCCGGGCAGCGGGCTGCTATCTATGGTGCGAAGTTAGGCAAAAGGGTCGCACTGGTGGAGATGCGGGAGGTAGTCGGGGGAGCTTGTATCAATACCGGCACCATTCCTTCGAAGACCATGCGCGAGGCTGTGTTGCACCTCTCCGGCTATAACTACAAGTCCATCTATGGCATGAACTACCGCGTGAAGGAACGGATCACGATGGCGGATCTTGCCTTCCGCGTCCAGCACGTGATCAAGACTGAGATCGATGTGACGGAGGCGCAGCTTTCGCGCAACAACATCGAGATGCTGGTGGGCGTGGCGAGCTTTGTGGACCCGACGCATGTCCAGGTGACGAACACGCGCGGATCGACGATCTACGAGGCGAAGAACATTCTGATTGCGACCGGCACGAAGCCGGCGGCGTCGGCGAAGGTGCCGATCAATGGGCGCAGCATCATCAACAGCGACCTGGTGCTCGACCTGCCAAACCTGCCGAAGACGCTGATTGTGGTGGGCGGCGGTGTGATTGGGGTGGAGTACACCTGTATGTTCTCAGCCCTCGGGGTGCGGGTGACGCTGATTGAGCGACGGCCGCGGCTGCTGGAGTTTGCCGACCAGGAGATTATCGAGGCGCTGAGCTATCACCTGCGGGATTCGCGTGTAACGATGCGGCTGAACGAAGAGGTGGAGTCGGTCGAGGAGATGCCGGATGGCACGGTGGTCGCGAACCTTGAGAGCAAGAAGAAGGTGCAGGGCGATGCGCTGCTGTATGCGGTTGGACGACAGGGCAATGTGGACGAGCTGAATCTTGCCAATGTCGGTGTTGACTCTGACTCGCGCGGGCGTATCCCGGTGGACAAGGATTTTCGTACCAAGCAGCCGACGATCTTCGCGGTGGGCGATGTGATCGGCTTCCCTTCTCTGGCTTCGGTTTCGATGGAGCAGGGCCGGATTGCGGCGGCGAGGGCTTTTGGCGACGAGACGATTCTGTCGAACCCAAGTTTTTATCCGTATGGCATCTATACGATTCCGGAGATCAGCTTTATCGGGAAGACCGAGGAGCAGTTGACGGAGGAGGATGTGCCGTATGAGGTTGGTGTGGCCTACTACCGTGAGATTGCGCGTGGACAGATTCGCGGCGATACGACGGGCCGGTTGAAGCTGATCTTTCACCGGATGACGCATGCGATCCTCGGAGTGCACATTATCGGCGAGGGTGCGAGTGAGCTGTTGCACATCGGTCAGGCCGTGATGGCTCTTGGTGGAAAGCTGGATTATTTCGTCGATACGGTGTTTAACTACCCAACTCTTGCTGAATGTTATAAAGTTGCCGCTTTCAACGGTTTGAACCGTGTAAGCAAGTTCGACTGAGCAACGGAAGACAGACGAGGTGGGGAAGCATGGCAAAGATAGTTGGGGTCACGTTGACGGAGCGGATGCTGGCGGGGCTGGTGGTAGACCACCAGATCGTTGGTCCGCTGCGGAGGTTTCCAGAGAATGAAGACGATCAATATGCCCTGGTCGAGATGCCGAGCGATGGGCTGATCCGAACGATCTGTGAGCGGGTGGTGCAGGCGGCAGATGGGGCTAAGGATGTGACGGGAGTTGGGGTTGCGCTGCCGGGTCTGATCAAGAATGGTGTGGTCGAGGATGCTCCGAACCTTCCCCAGTTGAAGGGAGCGCGTATCCAGGAGCAGTTGACGGCTCAGTTGCGCCATCATGGGTTGGAGGCGACGGTCAACATCCTGAACGATGCGGATGCGATGGCCTCGGGGTTGGCGGCTTCGATTGGGAAGCTGGATCATACGATTCGCGTGTGGACGCTGGGCGTCGGTATTGGATACGGTCGCTATCCGTTTACGCAGTCTACGGGCGAGGGCGGGCATTCGATCGTCTCGCTCGACGATAGGGAGCGCTTCTGCGGGTGTGGCGGACGCGGGCACATCGAAGGCATCATGGGGCA includes the following:
- a CDS encoding phospholipase C, whose protein sequence is MIRKSLALALSSSIVLSGCTSTTGTPPGNGSANTTPTVTITPTTQSAAIKHVVVIFGENVSFDHYFGTYPNALNLPGETKFTAATGTPTTTNNYVSNPGLLTDNPNSGSQNGAGAANPFRLSPSQAATADQDHGYTAEQSAFDGGKMDLFPTSVGSADSATLATSTGASAIAATTGLTMGYFDGNTATVMWNYAQHYALNDRSFGTNFGPSTPGAINLISGQTNGVVNTVNPGGAVAADGNGGLTLVGDADPTGDICSSTTKSASLSGKNIGDLLNAKSLTWGWFEGGFDLTVTNSNGTTGCKRSSTSAYTGTVADYVPHHQPFQYYASTQNLNHTRPTSVAAIGTTDAANHQYDTHDFTDALAAGNLPAVSFLKAPSYQDGHAGYSDPIDEGTFVATMVNAIEKSSFWPNTAIIFAYDDSDGWYDHVAGIVNGSVTTADTLNGAGVCGSTSAAAAALPGLTGTAPAQGRCGYGPRLPLLVLSPWVKKNYIDDTTTDQSSITRFIEDTFLSSERIGGGSFDSIAGTLSNMFDFSNAASPPNPNVVQLNPATGVVTSGN
- a CDS encoding thiamine phosphate synthase, translated to MTSKVMRYAITDRSLFPGDEPQRRSALVRQAALLSAEGVDLLQLREKDLPAATLASLALTLLQTLRSSGTKLIINTRADIAVATCAHGVHLTSSLDELPPRQIHDLYAQANLPAPIVTLSCHTLQDVVRHRLEPLSAILFGPVFEKSVSGEYRTEGTGLALLQQACAAAAPIPVLALGGITPDNLPTCLQAGASGIAGIRLFQRH
- the sthA gene encoding Si-specific NAD(P)(+) transhydrogenase, with product MSSVYDLIVIGSGPAGQRAAIYGAKLGKRVALVEMREVVGGACINTGTIPSKTMREAVLHLSGYNYKSIYGMNYRVKERITMADLAFRVQHVIKTEIDVTEAQLSRNNIEMLVGVASFVDPTHVQVTNTRGSTIYEAKNILIATGTKPAASAKVPINGRSIINSDLVLDLPNLPKTLIVVGGGVIGVEYTCMFSALGVRVTLIERRPRLLEFADQEIIEALSYHLRDSRVTMRLNEEVESVEEMPDGTVVANLESKKKVQGDALLYAVGRQGNVDELNLANVGVDSDSRGRIPVDKDFRTKQPTIFAVGDVIGFPSLASVSMEQGRIAAARAFGDETILSNPSFYPYGIYTIPEISFIGKTEEQLTEEDVPYEVGVAYYREIARGQIRGDTTGRLKLIFHRMTHAILGVHIIGEGASELLHIGQAVMALGGKLDYFVDTVFNYPTLAECYKVAAFNGLNRVSKFD
- a CDS encoding ROK family protein — its product is MAKIVGVTLTERMLAGLVVDHQIVGPLRRFPENEDDQYALVEMPSDGLIRTICERVVQAADGAKDVTGVGVALPGLIKNGVVEDAPNLPQLKGARIQEQLTAQLRHHGLEATVNILNDADAMASGLAASIGKLDHTIRVWTLGVGIGYGRYPFTQSTGEGGHSIVSLDDRERFCGCGGRGHIEGIMGHRAMRLRFLDMEPEEVFEAANAGDAKCLEFKKLWHKALAAGTASSIHMDGPGKFFLTGFNVRFVDMPMLKDYLHQMVKMSPLQSYMLEIVTDDAATRVIGAAVAAEQAATR